One window of the Candidatus Microbacterium colombiense genome contains the following:
- a CDS encoding YciI family protein → MTKFLISFPSHAMQVPDEEMPAVVASSHAVIAEIKAAGVYVFGGGIAEEIAPVLVSGEGVVASEIYPGSDLTGGFTVLEVPTRDEAIEWARKIAVACRCPQELREFGYDPES, encoded by the coding sequence ATGACCAAGTTCCTCATCTCGTTCCCCAGCCATGCGATGCAGGTCCCCGACGAAGAGATGCCCGCCGTCGTGGCGTCGTCGCATGCGGTGATCGCCGAGATCAAGGCGGCGGGCGTCTACGTCTTCGGCGGCGGTATCGCCGAGGAGATCGCACCGGTGCTCGTGTCCGGCGAGGGCGTCGTCGCGAGCGAGATCTATCCGGGCAGCGACCTCACCGGCGGTTTCACCGTGCTCGAGGTGCCGACACGCGACGAAGCCATCGAATGGGCGCGCAAGATCGCGGTGGCCTGTCGCTGCCCGCAGGAGCTCCGCGAGTTCGGCTACGACCCCGAGAGCTGA
- a CDS encoding helix-turn-helix transcriptional regulator — translation MVRTPLTPADVERGERLGALLRRARGDRSMLSVALDAGVSPETLRKIESGRVATPAFSTVAAIAGVLDISLDAVWAEIDTAIRPVSRI, via the coding sequence ATGGTCCGGACGCCGCTCACTCCCGCCGACGTCGAACGCGGCGAGCGCCTGGGCGCCCTGCTGCGTCGCGCGCGCGGGGACCGGTCGATGCTGAGCGTGGCACTCGATGCGGGGGTCTCGCCCGAGACGTTGCGCAAGATCGAGTCGGGCCGCGTCGCGACTCCCGCCTTCTCGACCGTCGCCGCGATCGCAGGCGTGCTCGACATCTCACTGGATGCCGTCTGGGCCGAGATCGATACGGCGATCCGTCCGGTCTCCCGGATCTAG
- the map gene encoding type I methionyl aminopeptidase, translating into MIEILNDDEIARARDTGALVGTILQTLKERAAVGVNLLDFDRWTKQMIEDAGAESCYVDYAPSFGRGPFGHYVCTAVNDAVLHGMPHDYTLADGDLLTLDLAVTLRGISADAAISFIVGETQAPEDLALIDATERALAAGIAAVKPGARIGDLSRAIGTVLRADGYQVNLEFGGHGIGSTMHQDPHVANDGRPGRGFILRPGLLLALEPWVMADTKELVVDDDGWTLRSATGCRTAHTEHTIAVTETGAEILTLPRA; encoded by the coding sequence GTGATCGAGATCCTGAACGACGACGAAATCGCCCGCGCCCGCGACACCGGGGCGCTGGTCGGCACAATCCTGCAGACCCTGAAAGAGCGTGCCGCCGTCGGCGTGAACCTGCTCGACTTCGACCGCTGGACGAAGCAGATGATCGAGGATGCCGGCGCCGAATCCTGCTACGTCGACTACGCGCCGTCCTTCGGCCGCGGACCCTTCGGCCACTACGTCTGCACCGCCGTGAACGACGCGGTGCTGCACGGCATGCCCCACGACTACACGCTCGCCGACGGCGACCTGCTGACCCTCGACCTCGCCGTCACGCTCCGCGGCATCTCCGCCGACGCCGCCATCAGCTTCATCGTCGGCGAGACGCAGGCTCCCGAAGACCTCGCACTGATCGACGCGACCGAGCGCGCGCTCGCCGCCGGCATCGCGGCTGTGAAGCCCGGCGCGCGCATCGGCGACCTCTCCCGCGCGATCGGTACCGTGCTGCGCGCCGACGGCTACCAGGTCAACCTCGAGTTCGGCGGCCACGGCATCGGCTCGACCATGCACCAGGACCCGCACGTCGCGAACGACGGCCGCCCCGGCCGCGGCTTCATCCTGCGCCCCGGACTCCTGCTCGCCCTCGAGCCGTGGGTCATGGCCGACACCAAAGAACTCGTGGTCGACGACGACGGCTGGACTCTCCGCAGTGCCACCGGATGCCGCACGGCTCACACCGAGCACACGATCGCGGTCACCGAGACCGGCGCCGAGATCCTGACACTGCCCCGAGCCTGA
- a CDS encoding glycosyltransferase family A protein: MSVVVPVFRPDRSFDDLITSLDRQTLSRSDFEVLLCDDGSGEETEARLAEVARTRPYVRVLNLPHSGWPGTPRNRGVESARGTYVQFVDQDDWLFEEALEKLCDYADRNESDVVVGKEVGIGRELPSRIFRRDIPRATLGTDPLLEMLTPHKMFRTAFLRENGIRFPDGKVRLEDHLFVMQAYFAARTISILASTPCYAWVKHPGSASSSRIDPESYFPHLEAVLDIVEAHTEPGRLRDRLLRHWFRGKILNRLAGRKMLKYPAAYRNRLLDVVGPLARERFGPGVDGGLAFPHRIRAALLRADRRDDLVRFAQFETELECRADVTSARWSRGGGLYLTVDVRVTRDGADALTFAPGSGALTSLPLSDAALSDAALSDAALSDLPPGVLVAGRELQNDRVEVLLDGPRSGDGRVLATGGSSDLRTVTLAIDPLKVFGAADESRGGRIVAKVRRAGWTFDVPLQADAAVLARAGRSPLLAGRPCVLVAGPDGAVELRREWPGGRVKDTVGRAVRRARRAGVRLGAVSGSRRRSR; encoded by the coding sequence GTGAGCGTGGTCGTTCCGGTCTTCCGCCCGGATCGCAGTTTCGACGACCTGATCACCTCCCTCGACCGGCAGACGCTCTCGCGGTCCGACTTCGAGGTGTTGCTGTGCGACGACGGATCCGGCGAGGAGACCGAAGCCCGCCTCGCTGAGGTCGCGCGCACCCGACCATACGTGCGCGTGCTCAACCTGCCGCATTCGGGATGGCCCGGCACGCCGCGCAACCGCGGGGTCGAGAGCGCGCGCGGCACCTACGTGCAGTTCGTCGACCAGGACGACTGGCTGTTCGAAGAGGCGCTCGAGAAGCTGTGCGACTACGCCGACCGCAACGAGTCCGATGTGGTCGTGGGCAAGGAGGTGGGGATCGGCCGCGAGTTGCCGAGCCGGATCTTCCGCCGCGACATCCCGCGTGCCACGCTCGGCACCGATCCCCTGCTCGAGATGCTGACCCCGCACAAGATGTTCCGCACGGCGTTCCTGCGGGAGAACGGCATCCGATTCCCCGATGGGAAGGTGCGCCTGGAGGATCACCTGTTCGTGATGCAGGCGTACTTCGCGGCACGCACGATCTCGATCCTCGCGAGCACTCCCTGCTACGCGTGGGTGAAGCATCCGGGCAGTGCGAGCTCGTCGCGCATCGACCCGGAGAGCTACTTCCCCCATCTGGAGGCCGTGCTCGACATCGTCGAGGCGCACACCGAGCCCGGGCGGCTGCGCGACCGGCTGCTGCGCCACTGGTTCCGTGGCAAGATCCTGAATCGCCTGGCCGGACGCAAGATGCTGAAGTATCCCGCCGCGTATCGGAACCGGCTGCTCGACGTGGTCGGCCCCCTGGCGCGGGAACGGTTCGGACCGGGCGTCGACGGCGGCCTCGCGTTCCCGCATCGGATCCGCGCTGCGCTGCTGCGCGCCGACCGCCGCGACGACCTCGTGCGATTCGCGCAGTTCGAGACCGAGTTGGAATGTCGGGCCGACGTCACATCGGCCCGATGGTCGCGGGGTGGCGGGTTGTATCTGACGGTGGATGTTCGCGTGACACGGGACGGGGCGGATGCTCTGACGTTCGCGCCGGGGAGTGGCGCGCTCACCTCGCTGCCGCTGTCGGATGCGGCGTTGTCGGATGCGGCGTTGTCGGATGCGGCGTTGTCGGATCTGCCGCCCGGGGTGCTGGTCGCCGGCCGCGAACTGCAGAACGACCGCGTCGAGGTGCTCCTCGACGGGCCTCGATCGGGTGACGGCCGCGTGCTCGCGACCGGAGGCTCGTCGGACCTGCGCACCGTCACGCTCGCGATCGACCCGTTGAAGGTGTTCGGCGCCGCTGACGAGTCGCGCGGAGGACGGATCGTCGCGAAGGTGCGCCGAGCCGGGTGGACGTTCGATGTGCCGTTGCAGGCGGATGCCGCGGTGCTCGCTCGTGCGGGGCGCTCGCCTCTGCTGGCCGGGCGACCGTGTGTGCTGGTCGCCGGACCCGATGGTGCGGTCGAGTTGCGTCGCGAGTGGCCGGGCGGACGCGTGAAGGACACCGTCGGGCGCGCCGTGCGGCGGGCCCGACGGGCGGGCGTCAGGCTCGGGGCAGTGTCAGGATCTCGGCGCCGGTCTCGGTGA